The Clostridium sp. DL-VIII DNA window CACTAGCTATAATAAAAATTAGAGAGGAAAGTGGGACAATTGAACAGGGGTTTAAGGAATTATCACAAGATTTAGAATATAAATTATCAGAGCAGATAAAAAAATATTTGAAGTGTATAAATCCTGCTTTTATGTTGATAATGGCAGGATTTATAGTTGTGTTCTTATTGGTATTTGTGTTGCCACTATTTAATAATCTGCAAAATGGAATTAGATGATGAAAAGGCGTGGATTTACATTAATAGAGACAATGGCAAGTATATTTATATTGACTCTTTTATTTAGTGTAGGAAGTTCTTTGAGTGGATTAAACAATAAAATATCCTATAGTATGAAGGGAATAGGATATAGTTATGAGATACAAGATTTACTTTCATATGCTAAAGCTGTATGCAGAGAAAAAAATAGATATGGGAAGATTACTATAACGGGGAGCAAAAATGAAGTACGATTTATAGAGGGCTGGGATAGTATAGAAAAGATTATTAAGCTGCCAAGTGGAATGAGGATAATCAGTAATGATATTAGTTTAATGCTAACACCTACTGGAAAAATAACAAGAGGATATACAATAAAAATACTTGATGGATTAGGAGAAAGACATGATATAACAATTAATGTAGGAGTAGACTGAAGCGTGAGGATAGTGGAGATTATTATATGAAAAAACAAGGGAGTATCTTAATTGAAGTAATAGCAGCTGCTATGATTCTGATGCTGACTACAACATTTATGGTGAGTACGATTATACAAAGCAGAAATATGTTGAAAGAAAGAATTTTGCAGGAAGAAGTAAGTCGGACTATATGTAATCTGATCAGCGAGTTTAAATATAACTTAACTAAAGAAGAAATAGAAGACATGCTAAGTAGAGAAGATGATAAGATAGGGCTGAAATATAGCGAAGATTTATCGAGACAATTAGTTGATACAGATGTTAAGGATCTTGAATGCGGAGATGATATTAAAATAAGCAGATTAAGTGAAAATAACATGGGAGTGAAACTAAAAATTGAAGCAAAAATTAATTCTGATGGAGAAGAAGTTGTTTTAGAAAAAGAGTTTACTAAAAGCTGGTGGATGGATGAGGTATAAGAAAAAGAAAGGATTCACAATTATAGAATCGTTAGTATATATTTTTTTGACAACAATAATTTTATCAGAAGGAATAAATTTATATATTTCAATTTATAAATCATACATAGATGATGTTAATTTATCTATTAAATATGACAACTGTCAGGATTTTTTTATAAATTTAGATAACATAATATCCAGAGGACGCTTTGAAAAGATAATGGTAGATAATAATAGTCTTACGTTATTGAAAAATAGTGATGTAGAGGATTCAGATAAAATAATTAAGTCATATAATGGCGCGATTGTTGTGAAATACGTAGATGGGAATGTTACAAAAACTATAAATACAATAATTAAAGATATAGATAATCTTGAAGTGAGAAAGAAAGGAAAGTTAATTTATCTAATAGTGCGTGATAAAGAAGGAAAGGAATTTATAAAGTGTATCTGAAGAAAAGAGGAACAGTTTTAATAAGTACGATAATAATCCTAGCTTTGATGACTACTCTCGGGTGTCTTATATTTGAAATGATGAGAAATAATAATGAATTACGTAGTGTTTATGAGTTTGATAAAGATATATATGATTTGGATAAAGATGAAGAAGAGGTTCTTTATAAAGGCATGCAAGAACTAAATGATAAATATAAAGAAAATCAATTAAATGAGGCGGAAAGCATGTTTTTAAATGATTTTGATATAGAAATAGATGATGACAGCAGTCTCAATTATAAAGCTCAAGACGATAAAATTTTTTTGAATACTAAAAATAGAAATGACAGAATTAGAAAGCGGGAGATTTTATATATCTTTAAAAAAGATGAGATAATTTTAATCCCAACATATAAATTTATGAATGAGGATGAATAAAAATTTATAAAAAAGGGAATAATAATTATAAGTTTGAATTTAGGAGAAAATATGAAAAAATCTATAATACTAATTAATAAAAGTTCTTTTGTCTTTAATAATCAAGAATATAATTTCGATAGAATAAATGAAGTAGTTGATTTATTTAAACCTAGGTTAAAAATAGTCATATTAGAAGAAAATCTTTATGTGAAGCAATTCCATGATAAGGTTAAAAAGCACAAGATGTACGAATTAGTAAATAATAAAATTAATAATAATTTTCCTCAAACAGGAGATTTATTATACGATTTTGAAAAGAAGAATAACATTATTGTTATATATTCTATAAAGGGTGCTAAAAGAATAGAGAAGTTATCAATAGCTTCGAGCTTTTTGGAGATTAAGCCAATCCAATTTATAATAAAAGAAGTAATGCAAAAAATCTTAAAACGGAATAATTTTAATGCAGATGTAGTAGTTAAGCTTAATGAATTTTATTACTTTACTTGCTTTAAAAAAGGATTATTTAATTATGGTTTTGTTAATGATAATGAGGAGTTAATTTTAAATGAAATTAATGATTCTGAGGAAATATACATAGACAATAATGTTTTTGATATATTTTCTTCTAAGAACAAGATTAAGATAATAAAATTAAACATAGGAGATTTAATTAATGAAAAAATATATGAAAAACAAAAATTTTATTCCGGAAAAATTTTATTATAAAATGGAATTAAAAGAGCGGAAAAATGAAAGAAGAGTTATAATTTTATTTTTACTTATAAATTTATCTTTGTTTTCAACAACTTTTAAGGATATTAGAAAAAATTATCATAAGCAGCCTATAACGCATAGTACTACAGAACAAAATAATATTAATTATAATAATGTTAATATATGGATAAGAAACGTATTTAAAGATGATATTGAAGAAGCATATGTTAACAATAATAATGGAGAAATTATAGTAGAAAGTGTTGATAAAATTAATTATTTAAATTTAGATAATTCAATAAATATAAATGATGTGAGTTTGGATAATGATAACAGGTATAAGCTAGGAGTAAGCTTAAATGAATAAATTATGTAAATATTGTATAATAATATTATTGATTATGTTAGTTTTTGTGCAAATATTTTGTATAAATGCTATAGAAAGAGAGAACAATATTAATGCATTCAATGCACAGAATTATAAATATAAAAATAAAACTATAACTGAGATTACAAATGATTTAAGTTACATAAATGATAAAACAATTGTATCTGCGACATATACTGGTGGAAAGTGGCATGTAAAAGTACGAATAAATGGTGATAAAGATCAGCTGATAAGTGAATTATCTAAACTAAAAGATTATGATATAAGTAATTTTATAGTGAATAAAAATGAAAAAGAAAAATATGTAGAGTTGGAATTAAGTGCTAAAGAAAGTGTTTAAATAATGATAAAATTATAAATTTTTACTATAAAATAATTAGAAAGATTGCAATTGTTATCGTCTTTTGATAAAATATGAGTGTTATGTCAACGGTTAAGTGTATTAAGCTTAATGTTTGAGGATATAGTTATAGTGTAATTAGTTTTATAAATTTGGAGGGATCTTTAATGATAACAGCAGGAGATATAAGAAAAGGTGTAACTTTTGAATTGGATGGACAAGTATTTACAGTAGTAGAGTTTTTACATGTTAAACCAGGAAAAGGAGCAGCATTCGTAAGAACTAAACTTAGAAATGTAATTTCAGGTGGAGTTACAGATACAACATTTAATCCAACTCAAAAATTACAAGATGTTGTAATTGAAAGAAAGGAAATGCAATATCTTTATTCAGATGGAGAATTGTATTACTTTATGGATCAAGAAACATATGAACAAATTCCTTTAAATTACGAAAAAGTTGCTGATGCAATAAGATTCTTAAAGGAAAATATGTTTGCAACAATTAAATTCTATAAGGGTGAAGCATTCTCAGTAGATGCACCAAACTTTGTTGAATTATTAATTACAGAATCTGAACCAGGTGTTAAAGGAAATACAGCTACTAATGCAATGAAACCAGCAACACTTGAAACAGGTGCAGTAGTAAATGTTCCTATGTTTGTTAATGAAGGAGATACTATAAGAGTAGACACAAGAACTGGCGAATATATGGAAAGAGTTTAGGCATACATAGGTTGCTAAGCATGAAGCTTGGCAACTTTATTTATATATGTATGATGTGTATGCCAAACATTTAACTGCAAATATAGAGAAGGAAGTGAAAAGATATGGAAGAGCTTAGCAAAGAGGTTGAAAACTTAAAAAAGAGTTTATCTAGAATAGAAAACAAAGAATATCAAGAATATTTTAGTAATATATCGTCTATTTTAGAATTAATGACCGCAAAACTAGAAGAATTAACCATAAATCAAGAAGCCATTGAAGAGAATATAAGGTTTATGGATGATGATTTATCTGATATTCAAGATGAATTGTTTGAGGAATTATCGATAGATGAATTAAATGATATGGAAGATGAATATAAAGAAATAAATTGTGCTCATTGTCATAAACAAATTTTTATAGAACAATCTGCTCTAAGCAATAACGAAGAAATTCCATGTCCATATTGTAATAAAAACATCAAGGGATAAAACTATATATTAGTGGTTGCTTTTAGTACATAATATATAATTAGTTTAATAATATAAATACAAAAAGGATTATCTTAACAAAAAAGTTAAGGTAGTCCTTTTGTATTTACAAAGAAATAGAGTGACAACTTAATATAAATTCTAAAATTATAATTTCTAAATAAACTATTCTTATCTAGACATAATTAAGTAATATTTTAGAATAACATTACATATTAATTAAATAAAAGAACAGTGGAGGAGGCAGTGAGAAGTTTGATAGGTGAAGAGGAAATCGTGGCAATTTTTCCGCTTAAAATAGGAGAATTACTTAGGGAGAGGCTTTTAAATGAACAAATTCATGAGTTTAGACTTAAGATTGGACAACCAATTTTAGTTTATTCAAAGTATGGAGAAAGTATCGTAAATTATTTTCCAACAAAAGAAGATATGAAAAGCATGATTCAGAGGATTTCTAGTTATTCATTATATGCATATGAAGAAGATATAAGGCAGGGCTTTATTACGATTAAAGGAGGACATCGAATAGGTATAGCAGGTGAGTGTGTTATGGAAAAGGGTGAAGTTAAAACTATACGGAATATTTCATCTATTAATGTGCGAATTTGCAGAGAAGTTATAGGATGTTCAGATAAGGTAATGAAATATATAGCTTCTTCCCATAGAATTTATAACACAATAGTGATATCACCTCCTAAATGTGGTAAAACAACAATTTTAAGAGATATCGCCAGGAATATATCGAATGGAGTATCTTCTTTAGGATTAAACGGAAGAAAAGTGGTAGTAATAGATGAAAGAAGTGAAATAGGAGCATGTCATTTTGGAGTTCCACAAAGTGATTTGGGAATAAGAACTGATGTATTAGATAATTGCTTAAAGAGAGAAGGCCTTATTATGGCAATTAGAAGCCTTTCTCCAGAAGTCTTGATTTGTGATGAAATAGGAACTAAAGGAGATATTGAAGCACTTATTATGGCTTTTAATTCTGGAGTTAATATAATTACTACAATTCATGGATTTACTATTGAGGATTTATACAAACGAAAAGTTTTAGGTGATTTACTTGATAATGAAATATTAGAGAGAGTGATAATATTAAGCAATAGAAATGGTGTTGGAACCATAGAAAAAGTGTATAGCCTAAAAGGAGGTGACAACATGTGCTTAAATTGAGCTTATCAATATGCATATTTATTTTAAGCACTTATATTGGCTTTGCATATGGAGAAACTTTCAGAAAAAGACAGAATCAACTTAAGGAAATATTAAAAGCATTAACCATTCTTGAAAATGATGTTATGTATGGAACGACCCCTTTACCAGAAGCACTAGAAAATCTTTCATATAAAGTATGCAGTCCACTAAGTAGTTTTACAGAAGCTATTGCAAACAGGCTAACAAAGGGCAATGTTGAAAGCGTTCATCAAGGTGCAGTGGAAGAATTCAAGGGTTTAGATAAAGAATTTTATTTAAATAAAGATGATAAAAAAATTATGGAGGATTTTTTTAAGTCTCTTGGGGAATCTGGGGTGTATGGTCAAGAAAAGATATTCTTTTTAGCTATTGAAGGTATAAGAATGAATTTAAATGATGCTGATGATAGCGCTAAAAAAAATATAAAGTTGTATAGATATCTTGGAATGTGCTTAGGGGCAATGATAATTATATTTATAATATAAAACATGATGATAATGAATTCTAATATGATATGACTGGGGGAAGATGAATGCATGATATAAGTATTCTATTTAAAATTGGCGGCGCGGGGATACTTTTAGTGGTCTTAGATAAGGTGTTAACTAGTAGCGGAAAAGCTGAAATAGCAGCTATTACTAACATAGCAGGAGTTGTAATAATTCTCCTTATGATAGTTTCACTTATTGGTGATTTATTCGGTACTGTTAAGACGATGTTTGTGATGTAGGTGATATTATGCTTATATTAAAAATTGTAGCATTAGCCTTTACAGCATTATTTATTCTAGTACTTATTAGAAGATCTGGCAGTGAAATTGGACCACTACTTTGTATAGGAGCGAGTGCGTTAATCCTTCTTATTATGATAGAACCGCTTAAAGAAATAGTTGACTTTATAAAGGAAATTGCTGATAAAGCAAACATTGATACAGTTTATATTGGAATTGTATTAAAGATTTTGGCAATAGCATATATAGCATCATTTTCAAGTGCACTTTGCAAAGATGCTAATGCCGATAGTCTTGCAACACAAATTGATTTTTCAGGCAAGATAATGATTTTATTACTTGCAATTCCAATACTTATGGCTGTGTTAAATTCTATATTGCAAATAATGTAGGTGTAGATTATGAAGATAATAAAAAGAGTTACACTTCTATTAATAATGAGTCTTGCAATAAATATTATTGTCTCAGTCTCATTTATTCCAGGTACTGAAGTTTTAAAAATAAATACGGTTTATGCAGCAGAAGAAAATGGTAATAAGGATACGAATGCTAAATCTAATTTCAATTCAAACTATGATAATAAGTCAGAAGAGAATAAACAAGTTACAGAAAACACAGATGATAATATAGGGCAATTGGACGGGAGTGCTAAGGAAGAAATTTATAAGCTATATGATTACATTAGCAAGATGAAAAGCGATGAAGAACTTATGGACAACTTAGATCCAGCAGAATATATAAAGACATATATAAAAGAAGGAAAGGGAAATCTTTCTCTTGATACACTTTTAAAGGCTGTTTTAAGCATAACTTTTAAAGAAGTTAAGAGCGTTTTAGCACTTATAATCTCAATAGTTACAATAGCAATAATATGTTCACTGCTTAAGAACCTGCAAGAAGCGTTTTCGAGTGAAAGTATATCACAGATTGCTTTTTACGCCTGTTACTCTCTAATTATAGTATTGTTGTCAAAAAGTTTTATTATTTCAATTTCAGTTGCAAAGGATGTAATAAGTGATGTCTCGAATTTTATGAATGCTTTGCTTCCAGTACTTATTACAATGATTTCACTTGCAGGAGGGATTAGCCAGGCTGCAACATTGGATCCTATCGTACTTGGTGCGGTGGTATTCATTCCAAAAATATATTCCAATGTCATAATTCCAATGATACTAATGGGCTTTGTTCTTGAATTTGCTAATAATATCTCGACAGAACACAAGATAACAAATCTATGCAAGTTATTTAAGCAAGTTATAGTATGGTTTCAGGGAATACTAGTTACAATTTTTATAGGATTATTAACAATTAGAGGAATAACATCAACTACAATTGATGCAGTTACATTAAAGACAGCAAAATTTGCAGTAGATAATTTTATTCCCATAGTGGGGAAAGCATTTTCAGATGCTATCGCTTCTGTTGCAGGATATTCACTCATCATAAAGAATGCAATAAGTTCAATAGGCTTAGTTGTTATTATTTTAATTCTATTGCATCCTCTTATTAAATTAATACTTATTACATTTATATATAAATTATCAGCAGCATTGATTGAGCCAATAAGTGATTCGAGGATAACAAAATCTATAGAAGCGGCAGGGAGTTCAATGGTATTAATAATTTCATGTGTTCTTACTGTAACTTTAGTTTTCTTTGTTCTCATTAGCATTATGGCGTCTTCTGGAAGATTTATAGTTGGAGGATAGGAATAGCTTATGTTTATAGAAACTTTAAAGAGCATTGTGATAAATCTTGTTACTGTTCTTATATTCATAAGTGCAGTAGAGCTTATGGCTCCCGATAACAAGATGAAAAAATATATTAAATTTGTATTAGGATTAATACTAATAACTGCGATCTTAAATCCGATTCTAAAGTTTGTATCAAATGGAGGAAGGGATGTTATAAGCAATATCAAAAATTATGAAGAAGTCTTTTCAAGGGAAGAAAATGAAATCAATTCTGATAATGCAGACACATTTACAAAAGATGATAATGAAAATAGCAGGAAAAAAGCTTTTGTAAATAACTTTAATAAAAATTGTGATAATCTACTCAGAAATAAATTTAAAAATGAGGACTTTAAAAGTGAAGTTGACTGTGATATAGATTTTTCTAATATAACTTTTAATGTAAAAAAACTAAAGATAGGTGTAGCTGATAACAAGGTAAACAAGGTGAAAAAAATTGTGATAAGCGATAACAGTAATGAAAATGCAAAAGATGAAAATGAAAAATATACAGAAATAGTAAATTATATATCTGATGAATTAGATATTTCAAAAGATAAGATAGAGGTATATCCAATGAAAAAGGATTCAAATTAGTTGATTCAAAGATTAAATGCTTATATACACACTGTTTGTGATTAAGAAGAATAGGAGGTAAAACATGGATAAAAATAACTTGAAAAAAGAAATTGATAAAATATTGGGACAAAAAAATTTTAGAAATTTAATAATAATATGCTTAGTTTTGGTTTTTATTTTGATAGCTATGAATGTATTAACATCTAGTAATAAGAACTTAATTAATAATAATAAATCAGAGGCTATAACAACTGCAGATAGTGGAGATAAAACTAAGTTAAGTGGTGAAGAAGAAGTAAATTATGAAGAAAAACAGAAGATAGACTTAAAGAATATATTAAAAAAGATGGATGGAGTTGGTGACGTTGAGGTAATGATGACATTTGAAAATGGAGAAGAGAAAGTTCCGGCATATGATAAAAATGTTCAAAAATCAACTACAGAGGAAACTGATACAGAAGGTGGGAAGAGAGTAAATAATCAAGATACAGATTCATCAAAAATTGTTATGTCAACATCAGATGGAAATAATGAGCCATTCATATTAAAAACATATAAACCTAAAATTGTTGGAGTTATAGTACTTGCTGAAGGAGCTGAAAATAGCAAGATAAAATATGAAATAGAGCAAGCAGTATCTAAACTATATAACTTAAGTTTAGATAAGGTTAATGTATATAGCATGAAGAAGTAGCATATAATTTTATAGAAAAAGAATGGGAGGAAGTTTATTATGACAAAGAAACAATGTGGGATTATTTTTACATTATTAGCATTAATACTATGTGTAGGGATGCTAGCTGCAAAACTTAATAATGGAGGATTAAATGATCCAACAGATTTAAGTCAAGTTTTATCTGCTGATAAATCAACTAGTGAACAGGATGCAGAGGCATTAAATCAACAAAATAATTTTTATGATGCTAAAAGCCAAAGAGATCAACAGGATTCAGCTACGATTCAAACATTAAATTCCATAATTTCAGATGCTAATACATCAAAAGAGCAAAAGGATGAAGCTACAAAAGAATTAACTCAAAAGACAATGACAAAAGACAACGAAGGAAGAATAGAGCTTAGTATTAAAAATAAGGGATATGAAGATGCTTTATGCAGATTAGATTCGAATAAAGCCACAGTAATCGTTAAATCAGCAACAGAGTTACAAGAAAATGAAACTGTAGCTATACAGGAAATTGTTCAAGATATATCAAAAATAAAAGATGTAATAATACAAGTTCAAAAATAGCAAAAAAACCATAATGTATTTGTAATGTTAAATTATATTTGATATAATAAACACAAGATTATCATGTTTTGTTATTACAAAACCTAGGAGGTTACGCAACATGGAAGATTTAGTTAGGGAAGAGAACATTGGAGTAGTTAAAATTTCTGATGAAGTGGTGAGTGTCATAGCTGGTATCGCGGCACAGGAAGTTGATGGAATATTAGATGGTCAAATGAGTGTTACAAATAACTTAACAAACATATTTAAAGGTAAAAAAAATACTGCCAGAGCAAGTAAAGTAACATTGGAAGAGGACAGAGCAATTATTGATATGAATGTATCAGTTGAGTATGGAAGAAAAATTATGGATGTTGTATCTCAGGTTCAAGATAATGTGAAAAAAACTGTTGAGGCAATGACTGGACTATATGTAGAGGCAGTTAACATTTGTGTTCAGAATATTTACTTACCTAAAAAGGAAGAAAGTGAATCTAACTAGTTTGATTTTCGCCCTCTGAAGCTTTCAGAGGGTGTTTCTATGTGAGGCGCATTCAAAATTAGCGGCCTATTTTTTACTTGAGGAAGCTCAATTGGCATATTTATACTTATTAAGTTACTGTTTGTCAGCAGACTGTCTTAATAGGATATTATTATGAAGATAATTTATCTTCTTGCATGCTGAAAAATAATCATGATATATTTGAATGTTAATCTCTTTAATGTGTTAAATAGGTTTAAAAGAAATTAAAAATGTGTATAATTATAAACGTACATAGTAACTATGATACGTGTTTTAGGAGGAATATATGAATAGAAAGTTATCAAGGGAAAAAACTATGGAGTTATTATTTGGAATGACTTTGAGTAAAGATACAATAGAAGAGGTAATAGAAGGATTTGTAGAAAATTACGAAGAAAATATAAAAGAAATCGATTTGACTTATGTAAAACAAGCATTAATTGGTATTGAAAATAACAAAGAAGAAATTGATAAAGTAATTGAGGCTAATTTACATAATTGGAAGATAGATAGAATATCTAAAGTAAATTTAAGTATATTAAGACTTGCAACATATGAAGTATTGTACGATAAGGAAGTTCCAAGAAATGTTGCAATTAATGAAGCTTTAGAAATTGCTAGAAGATATTCAGATGAAAAAAGTGTAGCATTTATAAATGGAGTATTAGACAAGATTAAGGAAAGCTAGTTATATATATTACAGAATTACATAATGTATACATTACCATAGATTAAAGTATGATATATATTTTTGTAAAAAGGAAAAATAATAATATATATAGCAAATAAATAAAAGTAATAGGTGGTAAGAGATAAGTTGAAGTTACAAATTGAGAGTAAAAAGTCATAAGTTGAGGATGAAATTCCTAAAGGAATTTCTAAAAAATATTTTTATTTAAGAAAAGCCAGCGGCTTTTCTTCCTTAACTCTTAACTGATAACTTTTAACTCATAACTAAATAAAGTAGGTAGGTGTTATAATGGGGCAAATTATAAGTGGTAAAGAAGTAGCATTAAAAATAAAAGAGGAAATTAAATATTTTGTTAATAACAGAAAAGAAAGAAATTTAAAAATACCTAAAATTGCATCTATATTAGTGGGAAATGATGGCGGATCAATTTATTACATGGGAAGCCAGGAAAAGGTAGCTACATCTTTAGGAGTGGAGTTTTTAAAGGTAATATTGCCTGAAAGTTGCAGTGATGAGGATGTAATAGCAGATATACATAAATTAAATGATGATAATGATATTCAAGGTATTATTTTACAATTACCTCTTCCTAAGAAATTTAATGAAAAGAAAATCATTAAAGAAATATCTCCAAGTAAAGATATTGACTGTCTTACTTTTGAAAGCCAAGGAAAGTTATATATGGGAGAACCAAGATTTTTGCCTTGTACACCTAATTCTGTAGTTACATTGATTAAAAGTTTAAATATCGATATTACAGGTAAAAATGTAGTGGTTCTAGGTAGAAGCAATATAGTTGGAAAGCCAGTAGCACAGCTATTATTAAATGAAAATGCTACAGTGACAATATGCCATTCAAAGACTAAAAATTTGAAAGAAGTTTGTAAAGTGGCAGATATATTAGTAGTTGCAATTGGAAGACCAAAATTTATTGATGAAACTTATGTTAATGAAAATTCTATTGTAATAGATGTTGGAACTTCATCCTTTGAAGGAAAGATAACTGGTGATGTCGATTTTGATAAGGTTATAAATAAATGCAAGTTTTTAACACCTGTTCCAGGAGGAGTTGGAGCGCTTACAACTACTCTTTTAATAGAAAATGCATGTGAGGCTTTAAGAGAAGATGAACATTAAAACATTAACAGTCTCTGAGGTCACCAATTATATTAAAAGAATGCTGGACAATGATTTTATTTTAAGTAATCTCTCTGTAAAAGGGGAGATTTCTAATTTGAAATATCACAGCAGCGGACATATTTATTTTACTCTTAAAGATGGTAATGGCAGAATAAATTGCGTTATGTTTAAAAGTAATGCAATTTTGTTGGATTTTGCATTAGAAGAAGGAATGCAGGTTGTAATTAAAGGCAGGGCATCAATATATCCAGCAACAGGAAGCTTTCAGCTTTATTGTGATGAAATACAAAAAGAAGGCCTTGGAGATTTATTTATTAAATTTGAGAAGCTTAAAGAAAAATTATCTAAGGAAGGCTATTTTGATGAAGCTCATAAAAAATCATTGCCTAAATATCCACAGAGAATAGGGATAGTTACATCACCTACAGGAGCAGCAATTAGAGATATTATAAATGTATCAACTAGGAGAAGCAGTTTAGTCGATCTTGTATTATATCCAGCTAAAGTCCAGGGAATAGATGCATATAAGGAAATAATTAGTGGTATCAATTATTTTAATAAAAAGAGATCCGTAGATATAATAATAGTAGGCCGTGGAGGAGGTTCCATTGAAGAATTATGGAATTTTAATGAAGAAGAATTAGCTAAAACTATTTTTGCTTCAAAAATACCCATAATTTCAGCCGTGGGACATGAAATAGATTTTACAATATGTGATTTCGTATCAGATGTTAGAGCGGCAACACCATCTCAAGGCGCTGAAATAGCAGTTCCGTTAAGCAATACTATAAAAGAAAAGCTTTTTGAGATATCTAAAGATTTAGATAAGATAATGGATGATAAAATGAGCGAATGCAAAAATAATTTAATTTCTGCAGAAAGAATTTTAAAGCTTCACTCTCCAATAACTAAAATATCTAATTCATATTTAGAAATAGATAAATTACAAGATAGATTAAATTTCATCATAAAGGCAAAGATTAGGGATGAGAAGAATAAAATAAAAAGTCTAAATAATCTTCTTTTTGCACATAACCCTATTAATGTAATATCAAAAGGATATGCTATAATAGAAGATGATGAAAAAAATCTAATAACATCAAAAGAACAATTAAAGGAAAT harbors:
- the spoIIIAG gene encoding stage III sporulation protein AG, whose product is MDKNNLKKEIDKILGQKNFRNLIIICLVLVFILIAMNVLTSSNKNLINNNKSEAITTADSGDKTKLSGEEEVNYEEKQKIDLKNILKKMDGVGDVEVMMTFENGEEKVPAYDKNVQKSTTEETDTEGGKRVNNQDTDSSKIVMSTSDGNNEPFILKTYKPKIVGVIVLAEGAENSKIKYEIEQAVSKLYNLSLDKVNVYSMKK
- a CDS encoding SpoIIIAH-like family protein, with product MTKKQCGIIFTLLALILCVGMLAAKLNNGGLNDPTDLSQVLSADKSTSEQDAEALNQQNNFYDAKSQRDQQDSATIQTLNSIISDANTSKEQKDEATKELTQKTMTKDNEGRIELSIKNKGYEDALCRLDSNKATVIVKSATELQENETVAIQEIVQDISKIKDVIIQVQK
- a CDS encoding Asp23/Gls24 family envelope stress response protein is translated as MEDLVREENIGVVKISDEVVSVIAGIAAQEVDGILDGQMSVTNNLTNIFKGKKNTARASKVTLEEDRAIIDMNVSVEYGRKIMDVVSQVQDNVKKTVEAMTGLYVEAVNICVQNIYLPKKEESESN
- the nusB gene encoding transcription antitermination factor NusB produces the protein MNRKLSREKTMELLFGMTLSKDTIEEVIEGFVENYEENIKEIDLTYVKQALIGIENNKEEIDKVIEANLHNWKIDRISKVNLSILRLATYEVLYDKEVPRNVAINEALEIARRYSDEKSVAFINGVLDKIKES
- a CDS encoding bifunctional methylenetetrahydrofolate dehydrogenase/methenyltetrahydrofolate cyclohydrolase, which encodes MGQIISGKEVALKIKEEIKYFVNNRKERNLKIPKIASILVGNDGGSIYYMGSQEKVATSLGVEFLKVILPESCSDEDVIADIHKLNDDNDIQGIILQLPLPKKFNEKKIIKEISPSKDIDCLTFESQGKLYMGEPRFLPCTPNSVVTLIKSLNIDITGKNVVVLGRSNIVGKPVAQLLLNENATVTICHSKTKNLKEVCKVADILVVAIGRPKFIDETYVNENSIVIDVGTSSFEGKITGDVDFDKVINKCKFLTPVPGGVGALTTTLLIENACEALREDEH
- the xseA gene encoding exodeoxyribonuclease VII large subunit is translated as MNIKTLTVSEVTNYIKRMLDNDFILSNLSVKGEISNLKYHSSGHIYFTLKDGNGRINCVMFKSNAILLDFALEEGMQVVIKGRASIYPATGSFQLYCDEIQKEGLGDLFIKFEKLKEKLSKEGYFDEAHKKSLPKYPQRIGIVTSPTGAAIRDIINVSTRRSSLVDLVLYPAKVQGIDAYKEIISGINYFNKKRSVDIIIVGRGGGSIEELWNFNEEELAKTIFASKIPIISAVGHEIDFTICDFVSDVRAATPSQGAEIAVPLSNTIKEKLFEISKDLDKIMDDKMSECKNNLISAERILKLHSPITKISNSYLEIDKLQDRLNFIIKAKIRDEKNKIKSLNNLLFAHNPINVISKGYAIIEDDEKNLITSKEQLKEIKDLKIILKDGEVNGNFTPLGHMK